A stretch of Puniceicoccales bacterium DNA encodes these proteins:
- the serS gene encoding serine--tRNA ligase, with protein sequence MLDLKYIREYSEEVKDGISKKKFRCDLDGFLTTDRKRREMLAEIEDLRARQNAANDSMAKLEKRSAEFCEKVTELRLISDQIGKLDLEFKRLEEYWKSLYLNIPNVPHSSVPVGKNEAENRIVYSWGDLKKIPKFSVPHYDIHWFGDYLDFPRGVKVTGSGFPFYIGDMARLVRALISFFLDEARKNGYVEFMPPILVNADSAMATGQLPDKEGQMYHANVDDYYCIPTAEVPVTNFFRNEIFNEEELPVRRCAYTPCFRREAGSWGKDVRGLNRLHQFDKVELVKWANPNNSFDELEKLKSNAESLLQKLDLPYRVLDICTGDMGFPHSKQYDLEVFAGGQGRWLEVSSCSNFTDFQARRAGMRFRSKESGKLEFVHTLNGSALAVPRVLAALLENNLQQDGTVKIPPVLRHWIDQNTLGRKR encoded by the coding sequence ATGTTGGATTTGAAATATATACGTGAGTATTCCGAGGAAGTAAAAGATGGTATTTCCAAGAAAAAATTCCGGTGTGATCTGGATGGATTTTTGACAACGGACAGGAAGCGTCGGGAAATGTTGGCGGAAATAGAGGATTTGCGGGCGAGGCAGAATGCTGCCAACGATAGTATGGCGAAGCTCGAGAAAAGGTCAGCAGAGTTTTGCGAAAAAGTCACGGAATTGAGGTTGATATCTGACCAGATAGGGAAGTTGGATTTGGAGTTTAAAAGGCTAGAAGAGTATTGGAAGTCGTTGTATTTGAACATACCTAATGTGCCTCATTCCTCTGTGCCGGTGGGAAAAAATGAGGCAGAGAATCGGATCGTTTATAGCTGGGGCGATTTGAAAAAAATACCGAAATTTTCTGTGCCTCATTACGACATTCACTGGTTTGGCGATTATCTGGATTTCCCTCGGGGAGTGAAGGTTACAGGCTCCGGCTTTCCGTTTTACATAGGAGATATGGCGCGATTGGTTCGGGCGCTAATATCGTTTTTTTTAGACGAGGCGAGAAAAAATGGATATGTTGAATTCATGCCGCCGATTTTAGTAAATGCAGATAGCGCCATGGCGACGGGGCAACTGCCTGATAAAGAAGGACAAATGTATCACGCGAATGTGGATGATTATTACTGCATTCCCACAGCCGAGGTGCCGGTTACGAATTTTTTCAGGAACGAGATATTTAACGAGGAGGAGTTGCCGGTGCGTCGGTGTGCCTACACGCCATGTTTTCGACGGGAGGCTGGCAGTTGGGGAAAGGATGTGCGCGGTTTAAATCGACTGCATCAATTTGACAAGGTTGAGCTGGTAAAATGGGCTAATCCGAATAATAGTTTCGATGAATTGGAGAAGCTTAAGTCAAACGCGGAGAGTCTTTTACAGAAACTTGATCTGCCCTATAGGGTGCTGGACATATGCACCGGGGACATGGGATTTCCGCACAGCAAGCAGTATGACTTGGAAGTTTTTGCTGGTGGGCAGGGTCGATGGCTTGAGGTTTCAAGTTGCAGCAATTTCACCGATTTTCAGGCTCGACGCGCCGGCATGAGGTTTAGATCGAAGGAGTCCGGCAAGCTGGAATTTGTCCATACACTGAATGGTTCTGCTTTGGCGGTGCCTCGGGTGCTTGCGGCGTTGTTAGAGAATAACTTACAGCAAGATGGCACAGTGAAAATTCCGCCTGTATTGAGGCATTGGATTGATCAGAATACTTTGGGTCGAAAAAGATGA
- the lpxD gene encoding UDP-3-O-(3-hydroxymyristoyl)glucosamine N-acyltransferase: protein MKWKFSLNEIISIIDPEGVIGRSSVSINRVASLDEAGPGDLSFCRSKEYLADLQNTSASMVLVPGNIQLFPKEGQIFVLCRNPSYSMGLICEKIEKILYHNTYSGIDETAIIHGSVKLGNSLAIGPKVVIEEGAKIADKVIIGAGTFIGCDTEIGENTVIDPNVTIMARSVIGRNVRICSGAVIGSNGFGYEMVDGKHNRISHIGNVIIEDEVDIGANTTIDRGRIASTIIGRGTKIDNLVQVAHNVQIGAGCIIVAQAGIAGSSKLGNYVMIGGQAGIAGHLSIGDGVKICAQAGVTKDVEGEGIIIGSPARKYDDFIRQMSAMKKLPECMKKFETMERSLNPS, encoded by the coding sequence GATGAAGCAGGCCCCGGTGATTTGTCGTTCTGCAGGAGCAAAGAATATTTAGCTGATTTGCAGAATACATCGGCATCGATGGTTTTGGTGCCTGGTAATATACAACTATTTCCAAAAGAAGGACAAATATTTGTGCTTTGTCGCAATCCATCCTATAGCATGGGTTTAATTTGTGAAAAAATTGAGAAGATTTTATACCATAATACTTACAGTGGCATCGATGAAACTGCCATAATTCATGGATCAGTGAAGCTTGGAAATTCCTTGGCAATTGGGCCGAAAGTTGTTATAGAAGAAGGTGCTAAGATTGCGGATAAGGTGATCATAGGAGCTGGCACTTTCATCGGTTGTGATACAGAGATCGGGGAAAATACAGTGATTGATCCGAATGTTACCATAATGGCACGATCTGTGATTGGTAGAAATGTTAGGATATGTTCAGGTGCTGTAATTGGTTCCAATGGATTTGGTTATGAAATGGTCGATGGAAAACATAATAGAATCTCGCATATTGGAAATGTGATCATTGAAGATGAGGTTGACATCGGCGCAAATACCACCATAGATCGAGGAAGGATCGCGTCGACTATCATTGGTCGTGGTACGAAAATAGATAATCTTGTACAGGTGGCGCACAATGTGCAGATAGGTGCAGGATGTATAATTGTTGCCCAGGCCGGCATAGCTGGTAGTAGTAAGCTTGGCAATTATGTGATGATTGGTGGGCAAGCAGGTATTGCTGGCCATTTGTCCATTGGCGATGGTGTCAAGATTTGTGCCCAGGCAGGCGTGACAAAAGATGTTGAAGGTGAAGGCATTATAATTGGATCTCCGGCAAGAAAATATGATGATTTCATTAGACAGATGTCGGCAATGAAGAAATTGCCGGAATGCATGAAAAAATTTGAGACCATGGAGCGTTCATTGAACCCCAGCTGA
- the rmuC gene encoding DNA recombination protein RmuC: protein MALLLGFLSTALISVVIVCILSHGRYNDQLGSIGKTLEQVRCERDEYLKQKSELYGRLVVAEQRLNEQAMALAELRSQATELCNKNAALEATKVQIEDGRERLKIELRNLSQEILEAKKSKFSEETTKEIGAMVDKIKAEFDSFKRDIFLPESKSRTELACQLKVLFENVEKMQTEASNLTNALRCDSKVQGDFGEIQLENLLESAGLSKQCGDFICQGSGMNLKLNNAVAKPDFLVKLPQNQWVLIDAKVSLSAYERFVNATSDVEKSKSLNEHRISIKKHIDEVAKYHDMEGNVEICPFLLMFIPIESAYVTAAYFNEAQASQFGGRDVAQYARDKGVIPVYPSTLFLTLRLIKSMWQVEKQNENAKEIAERGGRLYDKCVGLFEAMEDLNRLFLKVNDQFSAKILPKINGNGGLISQCEELRRLGAKNRKSMANKNLEVL from the coding sequence ATGGCTTTGTTGCTTGGGTTTTTGTCTACCGCATTAATTTCGGTGGTGATTGTCTGTATATTGAGCCATGGCAGGTACAATGATCAGTTAGGTTCCATTGGAAAAACTTTGGAGCAAGTTCGATGCGAGCGGGATGAATATTTGAAACAGAAGTCTGAGCTGTATGGCAGGTTAGTGGTTGCTGAGCAACGACTTAATGAACAGGCGATGGCATTGGCTGAGCTTAGAAGTCAGGCCACGGAGCTGTGTAATAAAAATGCAGCGTTGGAGGCAACAAAGGTACAAATAGAAGATGGACGAGAACGACTTAAGATTGAGCTTCGCAATCTCTCCCAGGAGATTCTTGAGGCAAAGAAATCAAAATTTTCCGAGGAGACAACCAAGGAAATTGGCGCTATGGTGGATAAGATAAAGGCGGAATTCGATTCGTTTAAGCGCGATATTTTTTTACCAGAATCGAAATCCAGGACAGAACTTGCCTGTCAATTGAAGGTGTTGTTTGAAAATGTTGAAAAAATGCAGACCGAGGCTTCAAATCTCACCAATGCACTGCGTTGTGATTCGAAAGTCCAGGGTGATTTTGGAGAAATTCAGTTGGAAAATCTGCTGGAAAGTGCTGGGTTATCGAAGCAGTGCGGTGATTTCATATGCCAGGGCAGTGGCATGAATTTAAAGCTGAACAATGCCGTGGCAAAGCCAGATTTTTTGGTTAAGCTGCCACAGAATCAATGGGTGCTGATAGATGCCAAGGTGTCGCTTTCAGCCTATGAGAGATTTGTGAATGCGACCAGCGATGTAGAAAAATCTAAGTCATTGAATGAGCACAGGATATCGATCAAGAAACATATCGACGAGGTGGCCAAGTATCATGATATGGAGGGCAATGTGGAGATTTGCCCGTTTTTGTTGATGTTTATTCCCATCGAGTCGGCCTATGTGACTGCGGCCTATTTTAACGAAGCTCAAGCTAGCCAATTTGGTGGTCGTGATGTGGCGCAATATGCTCGAGATAAAGGAGTTATACCAGTATACCCATCTACTTTATTCCTGACATTGAGGCTTATAAAATCCATGTGGCAGGTTGAGAAGCAGAATGAAAATGCCAAGGAAATCGCCGAACGTGGAGGACGACTCTATGATAAATGCGTTGGGTTGTTCGAGGCAATGGAAGATTTAAATCGGTTGTTTTTGAAGGTCAATGATCAGTTTTCTGCTAAAATTTTGCCAAAAATAAATGGCAATGGTGGCTTAATTTCTCAATGTGAAGAACTGCGGCGACTTGGTGCTAAAAACCGAAAGTCGATGGCGAATAAAAATTTAGAAGTATTATAA